In one Lolium rigidum isolate FL_2022 chromosome 3, APGP_CSIRO_Lrig_0.1, whole genome shotgun sequence genomic region, the following are encoded:
- the LOC124695632 gene encoding uncharacterized protein At5g39865-like: MDDAGGGSSWPYVKKPLPHQLARSLTYHHPYQGQGRRLQPARRQQQQLPDARTPHPAVVLYTTSLRGVRRTFTDCSAVRAVLRGFRVAVDERDVSMDAALRRELQGLLAARGRGFSLPQLFVGGRLVGGADEVRQLHEAGELRRLLQGVAGQDPAFVCGPCGGVRFVPCPACAGSRKVFVEEEGHTSRCADCNENGLVRCSSCCS, from the coding sequence ATGGACGACGCCGGCGGCGGTTCATCCTGGCCGTACGTCAAGAAGCCGCTGCCGCACCAGCTGGCGCGGTCGCTGACGTACCACCACCCCTACCAGGGCCAGGGCCGCCGCCTGCAGCCCGCGCGGCGCCAACAGCAGCAGCTCCCCGACGCGCGGACCCCGCACCCGGCGGTGGTCTTATACACGACGTCGCTCCGCGGCGTGCGCCGCACCTTCACCGACTGCTCCGCGGTGCGCGCCGTGCTGCGCGGCTTCCGCGTGGCCGTGGACGAGCGGGACGTGTCCATGGACGCCGCGCTGCGCCGGGAGCTCCAGGGGCTGCTCGCGGCGCGGGGCCGCGGGTTCTCCCTCCCGCAGCTCTTCGTGGGCGGCCGGCTCGTCGGCGGCGCCGACGAGGTCAGGCAGCTGCATGAGGCCGGCGAGCTGCGGCGGCTCCTCCAGGGCGTCGCGGGGCAGGACCCAGCCTTCGTATGCGGCCCCTGCGGGGGCGTCCGCTTCGTGCCGTGCCCGGCCTGCGCCGGCTCCCGGAAGGTCTTCGTCGAGGAGGAAGGCCACACCAGCCGCTGCGCCGACTGCAACGAGAACGGCTTGGTACGCTGCTCCAGTTGCTGTTCTTGA